Below is a window of Arabidopsis thaliana chromosome 2, partial sequence DNA.
CACCTACACACCAACGTTTTATAGCAATGTTAAGAGCCAAAGCAACTCGCATCGAatgccaaataaaaaaatcggAGACTGACATCCTAAAGCTAGCATAAAGTGAAGAAGTAGGAGGTCGTGGTCAAGAATAATTTCATAGATGTCATAACATGTGACACAGTTCaagatatatagaaaaaaactcCTGATGTCTTCATCCTTAAGTTTAACTATAGGAACAAACTTAAGTTTCTTAAATTCTTGAAATTAACAAGCAGAGACATATGACCAAACCTATGTCCTTATGCGCATTCCAGTTGTATGAAGACCCAATGAAATACTGATTCTCAATATAGATGAAGTGTTGGGCTGCACGAATGGCTTTGACATACGCTGTGTGTATGCTCATATCAATCAGCACGTTCTTCCCACACACCAAGTTctatccaaaacaaaaacctttcGTGGATTAGTTTTCTGACATGTTTTAGACACCCAAACATAATGATAGCTAAAGAttcctttcattttttgtCACCTTGCATGTAGCATCTTTTGGATCCTTTGGGAAACCTTTCACAGAGTTTGAATCGATTGAACGGAAAATCTGTATCAAACCAGAAAAACATCAGCTTAGCTTGCACCTGATAAATCATGGCTTCATAAAATACTCAACCTCTCCGGTCATTCAGTAACAGTTTTGATGTTCATACCTGAACATGCCAAGCCTCAGGATCGTTCTCACTAACAGTAGGAGTATCAGAAACTCCTAATATATCTGGAATCCTATCAATCCTTAACAACGCATCGTCATAGGAAGTCTTAAACTTCTTGATCCCGCTAGGCTTTGCAGCCTTCAACCATCTCTCTTCGAAGTTGGTCAGAACATCATATGCAGCCGGGCCATCAATCTTACTGTGTAAGTCATGCCACGGTTCTCTTGGACATCCTGAAAGATTTCCCTGTtgaaataataacatttgtttCAGTACACAATCCTATTCAGAATAAAAAGATTGGGTACCAGATCATTATTTAAGTAAGAGCTCAAGAATTCTTGATGGATACAAATGACAAAATCAACCAGGGGAGCTATGCAAGATTGtgaaaagacaaacaaaaaactgaaataacTTTGGAATACAAGATCTCGACCAAAATTCAGCTATCTGATTTTATATGACACAGGATGCTATCTATTGAATTGATTAGAAATTAGCAAATTCTTTGCATActcttttagaaaaaaacaaatgaagccAGAACAAAGACTAAAGATAACTGTCAAACAATACCATTTGAACAAGTTAAATATCATATTTCCATAATATAGGCTCCTAGCTACTGTTCAAGGTAATAGCTTGCTAAGTAATTGCCAAGAAAGCTACGCAAGATTGTAAACAGAAAGTTGACATTAAGAAACTGTACCGTAAAAGTGGGGTTGTGAAAATCATCTTTATGAATTGTCTGTAGTGTCCTGAACAACGGATGCTGAGGAGTGTCATATCGGCCATCACATAGATCAAGCCCACCGACAAAAGCTATGATTTTCCTTCTGTTACCACCAGCATCAGCATCTACTATTACGTTTTTTTGATGATGTGTATAGATTGTCCCAACTTCCTGGtagacaaaaattaaattagaagCTCGATTCCTAGTTTCGTATAAATATAAAGGGAAAAGAAAGTGGTACTCTACCCTCTGCTTGACCCAACTATGTCGCTTTCCAGCATTTCGGGGGCAAAGCAGGACTTGAACTGAGGAATGCTTAAAAAAACGGCGTGTTTCCTCATCATGGGTTGCCATAACCCCATCCTGTTCAAGTTGAGAAGTTGAgtcaaaagttaaaattaatatgagaGATGACAAGCCATACCAAATAGATAAGGTACATATCTCAAAATGAAGTTGTAGTTACAACATGAATCAGGCTTTTCCAATGTAATACTAAATTACCAAAGCTATCATTTCAtgaaaatctaaatatattcCGACTTGCACACactaaatattaaatagatACGATATACAAATcagaagatataaaaaaaatagaaacgaaAAGAAAGGACAGTCAAGGGTGTGTGTACTTACTGTTTTATAACCCAAAATGCTACGTGAAGTTGGGTCATCCCATATCAAAAGGAGGACTCTCACTCCTTCTTGGGACTTTGATCTTAGAAGCTCCCCAAGAGTACATTCGGATGCAGGACCTAATTTATCACGAATCAACTTAACTTTGTGCCACACTGACCAACCTGTGATATAAATCAAACGCCGCGCCTGACGTATGGCATCAAACATATCATGCCAACACTTCCCATGTTCATAAGACATTCCATTGTCCAGTCTTATACCAGGGAGCATCCCTTCTGGGACATGTGCATCTTGATACAATCTCACAGTTCCGCCTTTTCTAAGAGGAAAATATGTTCCAGGTACCCCTTGGTAATCAGGACCTGCCCCAACTCCATGATGATAAACGCTGAGTTTGTCCATAGGAGTATACTGAATCGATAATGATAAGTTTGCCCCTGGTTTACAAGGCTTCCCATTACTGTTTAGAATCGGATAAGTTCCTTCGATCTTGGCACCTGAGTATATCTGCTCCACCGGGATTGTAACCAATCCAATAAGCTGTGAACCCACAACATCACTGtctttaacaacaaaatgaaCTTCTGCAGCATGATGAGCAACAGGAACATAAAAATGTTGCATCCAAACAGGATTTTCGCTGTTACTCATGACATACGTTCTTCCAATCACAGCACCAGCAACTGATACAGAAACATAAGGATCACTGGTAATCTTACTAGTAAGCTGCCCTTCAATTTTCCCTGGCAATCTTCCAAACATATCACCCAGTGTCTTATGGAACATATCCATGTTAGGGAGATTTTTAGCATGATAGATCCAAATATCCAAATTCCCATGCAACAACAGGACCTTCAACGACCCTTTACCAAACAGTGTCATCTGCATATCCGCACTATGTGGCGATTCGGTAGATGCATAATAAGAACTTGAGGAATCTACTCTCCCTAACTGTGGCAAATGAGAGTTACTTGGAAACGAGCTGTTAGGGTAACCATACAAGTCCCCAGGGCGGCTTTGCCAAGAGTTCGAAGGAAGGGAGGATAGTTGTGGAACTGAGGGACCTGGTTGGTTAGTAGAAATATGCAGACCACCTAGAAGTTCATCCACAGGAGGATAAGAAGATCCAGAATTGCTTACATTATCATGACCTGTTCCCCCGGTACTGAGACAATCTTGCCTACGATATTCTTGAAAACCTTGAGTTTGCTGCGGAGGAGGCAGAGGCTCTTGCGGTTTAGTTTCAGGTGGAGGGTATTGAGCTGGCTCTTGATACGAATAGTGAGGAGGCGGAGGACCATAAGCACCAAAGTTACCTTGGGGCTGATAAGGGTAAGGAGAAGGTTGGTAGTCAAAAGAATGTCTGTGATACTCTGGAGGAGCAGCCGCGAGAGATGATGGTTGTGGGTTGTGGCTATAGTCTAATGGTCCAGAATGCGAACCCGAAGTGTGCTGATgaggcggtggtggtgatgcatatggtggtggtgttgcGTATGGAGGTGGTGGGTAAGGGTAATAAGGAGCACTGTATTGATTGGTTGGAGGAGGTGGGTATGGCTCTGAACTGGGAGGTCTATAAGGAGCTGGGTATGGGTAAGGGTATGGGTACTGACCGTAAGGGTATGGATAACGAGGACCGTGATTATCCATTATCAGTAACGCATATAAGCTACTGATCTAGAGAGTTTATTTCCTCTGCAGAGAGATTCAAAGCAAAAGCAAGATCAATCACCAATCAACAAGTAGTATTACTCGCAAATCATAAGAATCGTCACAATATTCGTCTTGCGATTTAGATCAGAAAGATagaacacaaaccaaaatatatatcaattcCTTAGCTCGTGGATTTTCCCGATtgagaacaaataaaacacccaaatatgaagaaaaatcaaagagagggagagggagGAATCTACCTGGGAAGAAATTTGCAAGCGTGGAGTTATGGAGATTTTGGCTTGGTATTGTATTGATCGAcacgagaagaagaatcaatgaagaaattggaaaagaagagaaacgcGGATTTCTATTAATCAAAGAAACGCGGATTTACCAAGATAGGAAATTAAACAAGGAGGTAGGACAAGTTATTGACGTTTGTTCCAGATTCACCAAGTTCGTTTCCTTTTTTGCTCATTTTTTCCCTTATTCAAccttcaaatatttattcttaCTAGATTTCAGATAGTATTTTGATTAACAAACTTTTTAGATCAGATTTTTCaatctatttataaaaaaatttacgtTTTGCTTCTATCTTCAATTGGCTATCTAGCTCCTGCATGAACAGAGGGACACAGGTTGGTTACAATTTACAAACCCCGCGTcgataaaaatgtaaaatagaATTCGTCGCCTGAGAGATTCGAACTCTCGCGGGGAAACCCCATTTACTTAGCAGGCAAACGCCTTAACCACTCGGCCAAAGCGACGTTTTGTCCagtcaacaacaaaaacttttatattctATCACAAGTCAAAACTCTGCCGCAACAAGTCAACAACTGCCAACAACCGAATTCATTCACCAGATcaaaagaattgaaaaaacCATATATCCTATtgatgtatttatttattagtcTTTTAGcataaaaactgaaacaacaaaaatccaaaatcccatataaaaaacaaactgaaaaaaccaataaaatcaCTGCTTTCTACTACAGATTATTACTCTagcttcctctttcttctcctccattcTCTTCTAAGCtaatctccttcttctcctcagtGGACGAGAATCTGCACTGTCAACATCAGAGACCCTTGAACTGTTCTCATGTCTTCTAACAGACGAAGAAGTCGATACAGTCAACATTGAATTAATCTCAGCCGCCGTTTCAACTTGACTCTCCGAGTTTATCACACCTACTATGCTTGAGAACGAATCCCTGTCTTCAACACCAACAGGAGGACTGCTGTTTTGTTCTTGGTTCCTCCCCAATGCATGTGTTATCAAATAAGTATCCGCTAATCTTTCAGCAGAGCTCAAAGTAAACGACGACACCCTCCCATACATCTGTGCCCATCGTCTCTGGGTTGCCAAAGCACGTGACGAGCTTAGGTTTTCGTTTTCCTCTTCATTTTCAGGGGCATTATTTAAGATCAGATCAATATCGTTAATCTCATCTGATGAAGGTTCAACCAGTGCTTCACTAGACTGGTTCTCCTCTGCTCTAACTCCCCTCGAAGTCATAAACCGGTTAAGAGATGGTCTGGCGCGTCTTTCTCCTGTACTAGATTCCCTTTCAAGCCTATCCTGCAAATGTCTAAATATTTCCGTTGGTATATGACCTGACCTGTTAAGTGTAGTCCTCAAACTCTCTGTGCGTCGTGCTTGGGGTCTCGAAGGGATCTTGGTGTTTGAAACCTCCTCAGATTCTCTTTTCTGTATCCCACGTCCATAGATTGGAGTCACTGTTTTCACAGATACCTCCCCTTTACAAACCGGGCATTCTTTTGCCTCTGAAACCTGTAGCCACTGGTAAAGGCAAGACCAACAGTAAAGGTGGCCACAATTAGTAACAACTGGATCCTTGGACAAATccaaacatatataacaatCGAAAAAGCTCCCATCGCTGCCAACGCTCTTCTCAACATCTCTTTTCTCCTCTGTTACATTGTCTTCTGCCATCACTTTGCTCCCATTCTCGCACTTTTTGGAGTCCTCGATGACCCTTTCTCCACTAGCCATGCTTCCCTCACCAGCAGGCAAAGCAACTACATTTCCAGAAGTGATCAACAACTGACTCAATTCCATCGCCGGGCTATGTGTCTCAGCAAGAACCGGAAGCATATCAATCCGTCTGAAACGTGACCGGTACCGACTTCTAAACCTTCTCAGAGATTCGGATTCCCTAGCAGCAAGTCCATTACCCCAATCAGACCGAGCATAATTCGTCGCTGGCTCGAGACCTAACTCAGGATCAGGACCCAGATTCAAATCCAGGTTCACAGTGCTAGATATCTCTTCACCCATCAATTAACAGATAAAATGACCCTCCTTTGTTATCCTGCTTGAAAAGAAACCATAATCAAACCTTATCTTATATTAAAGACTAGAAGAATGAAGCATGACATAGAACCAAACAAGTTTCACACACAAAACCATAAACATATGGATAAAGAAGAcgctaaaactaaaaaacaaatcaatggCGGATTTTTATACCACTAAACTCAACCATTTCAATAACCACTGTCAATGGATAATATAATTGAACAAATTTAAACTCAGCAGAAGAAAACGAGAGATTacctaaaaagtaaaattccAGAGCGGTGTTTATGAATTCTGCATTCTTCAATTACCGAGCCCAACGCTGAATCTCCAAAGTCCTTTCGATGTAACAAAATCCCCaatccgaaaccctaattcgcAAAATCCCCGTGAGAAAAACCCCAAAGTTTCAATTAAGATTGGAGAAAAAGCCTCAAGCTCTTGTCTTCAATCCAAAATTGAGGCAGATTTTGCAAGGAAAGCGTAAGAGAAGTCTGGAACATAGGGTTTTTCACGATAAGCGCCGGAGAGGTTACTATTGAGAACTCGTCAGCGAGCTTTTGGAACTCCGATTCGTCGAATGGAAATTTTCACCGATCAAATCTTTTCAATCGGAGGCTCTCTATACTTTTAATCAGAGAGGGAGAGAAGGCACGATCCTCTGTGCTCCGGTGTACACTATTGACGTGACGTCTATATTCCACGGCGATGATTACCTTCCCTCTGACCGGACGGTCAGGATTAGTTTACTTTCTTAcctagttttctttttttaataaatctcatctatttatattgatttggtaaaatgtaattaatttattattggttAAAGTTgaataaagataaagataattCATTAAATGCAATTAtcaaactttataactttACATAAGACTAAAATTATTCATTgactaaaaataacaaatagtatCATGGTTATTGTTATGCATAACAACTTTTTTATGAATGTGAAGTTTGATAACcaacattaatataatatatcgATCTCTTAATTTATATTCCTTGAACTTCATAATGTTAGGTGTTTACACTATTcacacatatttttaaaaaaattgcaacACAATATAGTatccatattttattttttatagctctaaccaatacaaaaaaaaagatgatacaaattttgcattaaaaaatacaaaacatttatttcttGGTGAGATACACACCAGCACTTACCCGTtggtttctaaaaaaataattttctcgACTAATAAACAATAGACTATATACTCTATAGTACACTAgcatattataaaataatgatttatgatttatgataTATGAGTAAAGAATAAATTTCTTTGTAACATTTGGATATCGAACGGTTCCATGAACGAAATCACAACCAACCATATTactcataattcataaacaaaaattcacaaTAGACGATTCTAACAACAAACACATtcatcgaaaaaaaaaaaacattcatgaATTGAAAAGTATGTGACTGAAGAAGGTGCACGTTAACACATTAAGCTGGATCATCTCTATCCTACGCCTACACgataacaaaaagatgaagaaaaaactaatacCCGTTTTGGCTTAATGTGACATGCCAGCCCATTCCCACCTATTTCAATGGAGAGTGCAAGTGCAACATTGTCGttcctcttttctttattattattatttgctAACTTTTGTCTTAATACttcaaaaaaagatatgatatgataaaaaaaagacacatCATATGCTTATATTCGTATTATATGAGGTGATGTATTAGAAATTATAGAATAaacgaagaaagaaaagaaagaaagagggtAAAAATCGGAAGAAATGAAACATAAGGGGGTCGTAATGAAATtatgagattttaaaaaggacCCACAAATGAAAGCCTACGGATAAAACTTCTCCGCTCACCcactccctctctctctttcgtcCAAGCTGGCAACGATGAGAGCCACCGATTACCTTCTCTCCCGGTTTCCCCGCACGTGAGCCATCCACTCTCCACGTGCCTCCCTCCTataattctcttcttcttcatgtttttttttttctctcattcaAAATAAGAGTACTCAACGCAAATCACACCTCATTTCATACTAGtttcaagaaatttatataCCATGGGCGTTGATTACCAATTTTTTAGCTCtctatattgtttttaacTATTCATGttcaaatctgttttttttttatctatacaAACATTTGTTTAAACTGTACATATGAATCATTAGATTTTATATCTCACATTATACATGTGTAACATGGTTCAAAAACTGGTGTGAGTAGATACCAAATTACATCCCCCAGTCTTTTCATATGTGAGACTATTTTACAAAGTATGGTTATGTAAAACGTTCTCATGTACATATAAGTCTCTATAGATATATGACTCATCATATTTATCTAATTACAACTTCAAAAACTCAATCTTAATTACCACTAGATGCTTAGCATTTCCATTGTTACcaaatatgtaaataaaaaattaacagTGCATctaaaaaatggttttatcgTTTTGTAATTCTAATCAGGCACATGTTATCAATTATcacattttcaataaaaactttatattgaaatatcaGTCATTCCTACGTGAGCTCTTCCTCTCTCAATATACTACTACTTACTTGCTTTTTGGgtgcaacaaaaacaaaaaaagttagagatagagagagataaaaaagagttaataaAAAGAGCTCACAACAAGAACACAACACCACAAAGCCTTcccctttatttttttcccgtgtaaccaaaaaaatcaaaaagattaCTCTCTCTTTAATATCTGGGTTTATACTACAGTCCTTCTTTGGTGCAAAGAtcccaaaaaatcaaaatcgaaagaGAGAATAAATCAAAAGGAAGAATCTTTATCTGCTTTCTCTCGATGAGGATCCGGAAACGACAAGTGCCTCTTCCTTTATCGTCTCTATTACCAGTTCCTCTATCAGATCTCTACTTTAACCGCTCACCGACGGCCACCGCGAGATACTTTCGCGGTGGTTATAAAGACGGCGGTGATGATTTTGGTTCTCTTCAGCTTTCGCTTCCGCCGCCGTCGCAGATTTCTGATCGGCTTATTcaaagagatttgataaagaagaaggaggaggtcAAGGCTTTGGTAAGCTTCTTAGTATACGTATAGAGACACCAATTTAAAACATCCAATTCGTTTTTATCGATGGATTATAACAAATTGGATTTTTGGGTGCAAGTTTTTGTTGTGTCGTGTATGAAGACAGAAGACCGTACttgactctcttttttctttattttttaaaactactTTTTTGGTTGGGTGGGAATATTTGGTTCAATTTTACACCACTGAGAATAACTCTTGTCATTTGCAGATCTTATTACAATGGAATGTTCAATTGTTTATCTTActtctcttctgttttgtttttgctaaaaGGATGATGATAATGGTGATGTAGACGTCAAGAGTCGTACTGATGCATCGGGCAGGTATGTGAGAATTCGATAAAGATTTCTTCTTACATCAAAATTCCTTCTCTTGTCTCTGGACTCTCATATAACTTTGCGTGGTGTAATTACttattggaaaaaatataccaaattttcttttcttattagaTCCAAGCTTCGAAAACCCCAACACTGACTGCAACTAGatcaagatcaaaactttcatattttttttttttttttgtgaattataatgttttgaagatgaaTGATCAGGTTGGATCTCAtcctttaattttcttatggTTTTATAATCGTCATTCTTCTCATCACACTGTAAACATTTGGGGATATATACATGGAGTAGTTAGGGAAGAGTAACACAATAATACTCATCTAAACATGCACATCTCATGACGGTGCACGTTAGCATGGGATACTCTTATACGAATGGTCCCATATCGACCCTTACCTTGTGTGTGTGCTCTATTATTGTCATTATTGATtacttgttcttttttcttgcactcatatatatagatcgctttcatttctttaaataaaaagtcTGATTACATTCTTTGTCCTTCTCTTGCTTCAAACAATCGCAGCAAGAATGTTAATCCCCGAGGAGAATCCGTCTCTTCAATACAAGGTACACCATAGTGCTTGatcaatatatgtttttggtgAACTTAAGCTGTTTTTTAGTTGCACCATTCACCGTttgtatgaatatatatatatatatatgatagtTGTCGAGAAGAATGAAAAGGTTGTGTCtttgaggaagagaagaggctTTATCAACTTTGAGGATTAcgaagatgaggaagatgaagaagctagTGGCGGTGGAGGCCGTATTAataaagggaaaaagaaagcGAAAAAGAGCGGTGGTGGGTTAGAGGAAGGATCACGGTGCAGCCGTGTTAACGGTAGAGGATGGAGATGTTGTCAGCAAACGCTTGTTGGTTATTCTCTTTGTGAGCATCATCTCGGTAAAGGAAGGGTAAGGAGCATGAACAAGAGTGGTGGTGGTCGTGGCGGCGAGAAAaaggcggtggtggtggaagtgaagaagaagagagtaaagCTTGGCATGGTAAAGGCACGTTCAATAAGTAGTTTGCTTGGACAAACCAGCACTAGTGGTGGTACTAGTGGTGATGTTGATCAGGGTGAGATAAGTGCACCTGCTGATCAGTTCGCTGCATGTGATAAGTAGGTCTGTTGATCAGCATTTGCATGTATATGGATATGTGTATGTTTATGTACATGATGATAATGGGCATAGCTCTATGTATTGGGTGTGTGAACATGTCTATGTGTAGATTGATCGAGGACGTAATTGGCCTTTGCTCTGcatcttatatatattggtGGATGTTTCCTAGTTTCATTTTCGTTTATACCAAGGCTTTAATAGTTGAAACTTAGATGAATAAATGGACTAAAGAATATGATTGAATAAGATATAACTAAAATTGTATTCTATCTAGCTATTACTTCTGTAAGTTAGTTACTACTTACTGTAAAAGAATAGTAGTAATTCATTGATGTTTCAACTTTTTTAGCAAAATCATGTGAACTGTTTTTCTCCACGATGCTCACTGCAACTGGtgcaaaataaatgaaatcaaacgATAGGACTACTTTGTTTCAGTTTCCAACCATAATTTTTTACGGTATTTGGAACACTAGTTACACCCTAGTTACCTCGGTTTAAAACACTATTTCTACTACTACCAGTTTTAATTATAtggattttctttattaaaaagaaacagttttaattaattgtatgGTTTTTATATATCACATTTTCAAAGACCAGTTTTAATTGTGtggattttaatatatattcatgtaactttctttttttaaaactctatgTTCTCTATCAAATCTGGATTACTATTAAGACCCTGTTTGTTTCTCCATCCAGATGGATCATCTAGATGGAgatgaaaaatgatgtttgtttttgacaatttaACATACCATTTGGATGAATCACTAAGATGATCCATCTGAATGACTTTGTAAATTTAggcaaatttttaaaactcatttgGATGGACTTGGTTGGACTTGGTTGGACcatttggatggagatgatttagtcaaaaagaataaatgacaaatataACCTTTGTAATAATACTAATTttctataaagtttttttttttttaattacatattgcacccaaaaaaattaaaaattaggaAATCACGGACTATTATTTTACGTCAAAATTGTATTcattttcccgtcaaaaccgcaaaatcatatttttctgttaaaactttaaaataatgtttttccgccaaaaccgtaaaaccatgttttcccgccaaaacttcaaaatcatgttttctggccaaaacttcaaaatcatgttttcccgccaaaaccgtaaaatcatgttttcccgccaaaacttcaaaatcatgttttctcgccaaaacttcaaaatcatgttttcccgccaaaaccgtaaaatattttttcccgccaaaaccgtaaattcatgttttcccgccaaaacttcaaaatcatgtttttccgccaaaaccgtaatatcatatttcccgccaaaaccgtaaaatattttttcccgccaaaacttcaaaatcatgttttcccgccaaaaccgtaatatcatgttttcctggcaaaaccgcaaaatcatgttttcccgccaaagccataatatcatgttttcccgctaaaaccgtaaaatatttttttcaccaaaaccgtaaaattatttttacctACTAAAATGTGGACGAActacaaaataatcaaacaaataaaaatccatTTAAATGCATCATTTAGATTAAATCTCAAATGGTTAAACAAATACTAGAAACATCATTCAAATGCATCATTTAAATGAATCATGTAAATGGATCATTTGAATGAAAATGCTaaatgatgaaacaaacaGAGCCTAAGTCGAGAAATTGTTTTTCACTTACGGACGATATAACCAAAACTATCATGACCTTCAATAATGTAGAATATACTGTTACGTACTTGGTCTTGGTGTCAGGTCTTGTGCAACATCTGATCTTGGTCGAGATAGGAGATTTGTTCCCTTGTTCTGTGTACTTTGTGGAAGGTTTTTATAtgtatgacaaaaaaaagaaaacaaaacaaaacaaaactacgTACCCTTACGAAAGGAGGAAACCATGCTGaaccaataataaaaaaataaaattaaaaaaaaaatgaaatcccTAAAGCTTCTCATTAGAGTTTGAAGTCATCTACCTCCATATATAACATCATCCTATACCAAGAACGATGTTAGTATTTAATACGACTTTCTATGGAATGGTTTGGAGCTTATATTATATGTCTCgaatttcaataaataaatagaaagatATACAATAAGACGGCTAGAAAGTGGGTATAACTTTaatttggtgatgatgatggcttgtttataaaatatatggtGGGAAACAAACTAGTTTGATTAGGTAAGGCTGTCGTATTATCGATTGTAGACTATTTAGCTGAAACCACCAATATTATTAACGTAAAGTTTGTTAGTTAAGGTAACTGTCCCCAATAATGTTTACTAGCTAACCTAATGATTCCCtatactttttgtttgatttatttggttttgtaatttttgacAAACCAGCAAGGTATTAACCATTTTACGATCATGGACATGGTATAATATATCTACACAAGCCAATAGTAACGTTGAATACTTGAATTCCATATTTTCC
It encodes the following:
- a CDS encoding WRC protein (CONTAINS InterPro DOMAIN/s: WRC (InterPro:IPR014977); Has 219 Blast hits to 219 proteins in 19 species: Archae - 0; Bacteria - 0; Metazoa - 3; Fungi - 0; Plants - 215; Viruses - 0; Other Eukaryotes - 1 (source: NCBI BLink).); this translates as MRIRKRQVPLPLSSLLPVPLSDLYFNRSPTATARYFRGGYKDGGDDFGSLQLSLPPPSQISDRLIQRDLIKKKEEVKALDDDNGDVDVKSRTDASGSKNVNPRGESVSSIQVVEKNEKVVSLRKRRGFINFEDYEDEEDEEASGGGGRINKGKKKAKKSGGGLEEGSRCSRVNGRGWRCCQQTLVGYSLCEHHLGKGRVRSMNKSGGGRGGEKKAVVVEVKKKRVKLGMVKARSISSLLGQTSTSGGTSGDVDQGEISAPADQFAACDK
- a CDS encoding RING/U-box superfamily protein (RING/U-box superfamily protein; FUNCTIONS IN: zinc ion binding; EXPRESSED IN: 24 plant structures; EXPRESSED DURING: 15 growth stages; CONTAINS InterPro DOMAIN/s: Zinc finger, RING-type, conserved site (InterPro:IPR017907), Zinc finger, RING-type (InterPro:IPR001841), Zinc finger, C3HC4 RING-type (InterPro:IPR018957); BEST Arabidopsis thaliana protein match is: RING/U-box superfamily protein (TAIR:AT3G58030.4); Has 5667 Blast hits to 5631 proteins in 406 species: Archae - 0; Bacteria - 6; Metazoa - 3361; Fungi - 638; Plants - 1015; Viruses - 19; Other Eukaryotes - 628 (source: NCBI BLink).), translating into MGEEISSTVNLDLNLGPDPELGLEPATNYARSDWGNGLAARESESLRRFRSRYRSRFRRIDMLPVLAETHSPAMELSQLLITSGNVVALPAGEGSMASGERVIEDSKKCENGSKVMAEDNVTEEKRDVEKSVGSDGSFFDCYICLDLSKDPVVTNCGHLYCWSCLYQWLQVSEAKECPVCKGEVSVKTVTPIYGRGIQKRESEEVSNTKIPSRPQARRTESLRTTLNRSGHIPTEIFRHLQDRLERESSTGERRARPSLNRFMTSRGVRAEENQSSEALVEPSSDEINDIDLILNNAPENEEENENLSSSRALATQRRWAQMYGRVSSFTLSSAERLADTYLITHALGRNQEQNSSPPVGVEDRDSFSSIVGVINSESQVETAAEINSMLTVSTSSSVRRHENSSRVSDVDSADSRPLRRRRRLA